AGAAGGCGTGCCACAAGCTGAAGTAAGCGGCGTACGGCACACCGCACGCGGCATGCGAAAAGGGGCTCGCCGTCCAGATGGACGGCGAGCCCCTCACGTACGCATGCGCAGGTCAGCCGGACCCTACGAAGATCACGAGCAGCAGCCACACGACCGGTGCGGTCGGCAGCAGCGAGTCGAGGCGGTCCATGATGCCGCCGTGCCCCGGCAGCAGCGTGCCCATGTCCTTGATGCCGAGGTCACGCTTGATCATCGACTCGCCCAGGTCCCCGAGCGTCGCGCTCGCGGCGACCGCGAGGCCGATGAGCAGCCCCTGCCACCACGTGCCGCCGTCGATCAGGAACTCCATGCACAGCGCGCCACCCGCCATCGCGAACGTCACCGCTCCGACCAGGCCCTCGCGGGTCTTGCCGGGGCTGATGCGCGGGGCGAGCTTGTGCTTGCCGAAGCGCCAGCCGATCGCGTACGCCCCGGTGTCGCTGACCACGGTCAGGAGCAGGAACGTGAGCACCCGCATCGCGCCGTCGTCCGCGGTGAGCATCATCGCCACGAACGTGGCGAGGAACGGGACGTAGAACGCCGCGAAGACGCCCGCCGTGACGTCCTTCAGATAGCCCTCGGGCGGCTCGGTCATCCGCCAGACGAGCACCGCGAGCGCGGTGAGCGCCATGGCGACCCAGGCGCCCTCGGGCCCGCGGACGTATCCGGCGACGACCATCGCGGCGCCGCCCACCGCCAGCGGGACCAGCGGCGCCTTGATCTCCTTGCGCTCCTGGAGCCGCGAGGTGAGCTCCCAGAGGCCGACCACGACGGCGACCGCTATGACGCCGATGAAGACGGCCTTCACGATGAAGAGCGACGCGATGATCACCGCGCCGAGCCCCACGCCGACTCCTATGGCCGCCCCGAGATCACGGCCCGCGCTCTTCTTCTGCGGCGCTTGAGGCGCTTGAGGCGTCTGAGGCACCTGCGGTGCCTGAGGCGTGCGCGGCGCCTCAGGGGCGGGCTGTGATGCGCTGGGCATGGGCTCCTGGGGTACTTCAGGCATGTCAGGCACGATGGGCATGGGCTGCGTCTCTGCTGGATACAGGGCGTCATGCGCATCGTACGCGGGACCTGCCGGGGCAGCCCCTTGAGCAGGGCCCTGGTCGGGCGGCCCCCAGTACCCGGCTCTGGGAGGCGCCCCCCAGGAAGAGTCGTTCACGGATCGGATTCCTCAGTCCTCAGACTTCGAGCCCTCAGCCCTCAGACCTCGAGCAGCTCGGCTTCCTTGTGCTTGAGCAGCTCGTCCACCTGAGCGACGTACTTCGCGGTCGCGTCCTCGAGCTCCTTCTCCGCGCGACGGCCCTCGTCCTCGCCGATGTCGCCGTCCTTGATCGCCTTGTCGAACGTTTCCTTCGCCTTGCGGCGGATGGAGCGGATCGAGATCTTGGAGTCCTCGGCCTTGGTCTTGGCGACCTTGATGTACTCCTTGCGGCGGTCCTGCGTCAGCTCGGGGAACGTCACCCGGATGATGTTTCCATCATTGCTGGGGTTGACGCCGAGGTCGGAGTCGCGGATCGCCTGCTCGATGTTGCGCAGCGCGCTCTTGTCGAACGGGGTCACCACGGCCATCCGCGGCTCGGGCACCGAGAACGAGGCCAGCTGATTGATCGGCGTAAGGGCGCCGTAGTAGTCAGCCACGATCTTGTTGAACATCGCCGGGTGCGCACGGCCTGTGCGAATCGCGGCGAAGTCCTCCTTGGCGACCACGACGGCCTTCTCCATCTTCTCCTCGGCCTCGAGGAGGGTCTCTTCGATCACCACTTGCTCCTGCGTGTTGTGAGTGGGCTGGGGCGCCCCCACACGGTGAAGTAGGGGGAGTCCATGGGGTGTCGGCTGCGTCGCGTCTCTTTCCCTGCACCGTGTCCGACCGGCAGGGCTTTGTCCATCCCTCGGAGGGCGTCCCCGAGATCAGGCGCGGGTACCCCCGTCGCCCACGAGTGTGCCGATCTTCTCACCCTTGACGGCACGCGCGATGTTTCCGGAGGAGAGCAACTCGAAGACCAGGATGGGCAACTTGTTGTCGCGGCACAGCGTGATCGCGGTCATGTCGGCGACCTTCAGGTCGCGGGTGATGACCTCGCCGTACCCGAGCGCGTCGTACTTCACCGCGTCCGGGTTGGTCTTGGGGTCGGAGTCATAGACACCGTCGACGCCGTTCTTGCCCATGAGCAGGGCTTCGGCGTCGATCTCCAGGGCGCGCTGCGCCGCGGTCGTGTCGGTGGAGAAGTACGGCATGCCCATGCCTGCGCCGAAGATGACCACACGGCCCTTCTCCAGGTGCCGGACGGCGCGCAGCGGGATGTACGGCTCCGCGACCTGACCCATGGTGATGGCGGTCTGGACCCGGCACTCGATGCCTTCCTTCTCCAGGAAGTCCTGCAGGGCAAGGCAGTTCATGACGGTGCCGAGCATGCCCATGTAGTCGGAGCGGGCCCGGTCCATGCCGCGCTGCTGGAGCTCCGCGCCACGGAAGAAGTTGCCGCCGCCGATGACGGCCGCGATCTGGGCTCCGTCCCGGACGACCGCGGCGATCTCCTTGGCGATCGCGTGCACCACATCGGGGTCGACGCCAAGGCCGCCCCCGCCGGCGAATGCCTCACCGGAGAGCTTCAGCAGGAAACGACCGGCGACTTTGTCGTCACCACTGTTTGTGTCGGCCTTGGTGGTCATGGAGTTCTCGCTTCTTTTTGCTCGGCGCACATACGAAGAAGGCCACTGCCGGTGGGGTGTCGTTCGCATCCCATGCTCGGCAATGGCCTCCTCGTCAGATCCTGCGGTCGTACGTCGCGTACTGCGTGGGTACGCGGGCGACCGCTGTCGACCCTAGCGGGGTCTACCGTCGATCGCGGTACGGACTCAGATGCCGACCTTGATGCGCGAGAAGCGCTTCAGGGTGACACCGGCCTCGTCCAGGACCTTCTGGACGGACTTCTTGTTGTCGAGCGCGTACGGCTGACCGAGGAGGGTGGCCTCCTTGAAGAAGCCGTTGACGCGACCCTCGACGATCTTGGGCAGCGCGGCCTCGGGCTTGCCCTCGGCGCGGGTGGTCTCCTCGGCGACACGGCGCTCGGACTCGACGACCTCGGCCGGAACGTCCTCACGGGAGAGGTACTTCGGCGCGAAGGCGGCGATGTGCTGCGCGATGCCCTTGGCGAGGTCGGCGTCGGCCTTGTCCAGCTCGACCAGGACACCGATCTGCGGGGGCAGGTCGGGCATGGTGCGGTGCATGTACGCCGAGACGTACGTGCCCGCGAACTGGGCGAAGCGGTCGAGGACGATCTTCTCGCCGAGGTTGGCGTTGGCCTCGTCGACGTACGCCTGGACGGTCTTGCCGGACTCGATCTCGGACGCGAGCAGCGCCTCGAGGTCGGCCGGGGACGTCTTGGC
This Streptomyces sp. NBC_01283 DNA region includes the following protein-coding sequences:
- the frr gene encoding ribosome recycling factor — encoded protein: MIEETLLEAEEKMEKAVVVAKEDFAAIRTGRAHPAMFNKIVADYYGALTPINQLASFSVPEPRMAVVTPFDKSALRNIEQAIRDSDLGVNPSNDGNIIRVTFPELTQDRRKEYIKVAKTKAEDSKISIRSIRRKAKETFDKAIKDGDIGEDEGRRAEKELEDATAKYVAQVDELLKHKEAELLEV
- the pyrH gene encoding UMP kinase, with protein sequence MTTKADTNSGDDKVAGRFLLKLSGEAFAGGGGLGVDPDVVHAIAKEIAAVVRDGAQIAAVIGGGNFFRGAELQQRGMDRARSDYMGMLGTVMNCLALQDFLEKEGIECRVQTAITMGQVAEPYIPLRAVRHLEKGRVVIFGAGMGMPYFSTDTTAAQRALEIDAEALLMGKNGVDGVYDSDPKTNPDAVKYDALGYGEVITRDLKVADMTAITLCRDNKLPILVFELLSSGNIARAVKGEKIGTLVGDGGTRA
- a CDS encoding phosphatidate cytidylyltransferase, whose amino-acid sequence is MNDSSWGAPPRAGYWGPPDQGPAQGAAPAGPAYDAHDALYPAETQPMPIVPDMPEVPQEPMPSASQPAPEAPRTPQAPQVPQTPQAPQAPQKKSAGRDLGAAIGVGVGLGAVIIASLFIVKAVFIGVIAVAVVVGLWELTSRLQERKEIKAPLVPLAVGGAAMVVAGYVRGPEGAWVAMALTALAVLVWRMTEPPEGYLKDVTAGVFAAFYVPFLATFVAMMLTADDGAMRVLTFLLLTVVSDTGAYAIGWRFGKHKLAPRISPGKTREGLVGAVTFAMAGGALCMEFLIDGGTWWQGLLIGLAVAASATLGDLGESMIKRDLGIKDMGTLLPGHGGIMDRLDSLLPTAPVVWLLLVIFVGSG
- the tsf gene encoding translation elongation factor Ts; the protein is MANYTAADVKKLRELTGAGMMDCKKALDEADGSVDKAVEALRIKGQKGVAKREGRSAENGAVVSLIADDNTSGVIVELKCETDFVAKGEKFQAVANSLAAHIAKTSPADLEALLASEIESGKTVQAYVDEANANLGEKIVLDRFAQFAGTYVSAYMHRTMPDLPPQIGVLVELDKADADLAKGIAQHIAAFAPKYLSREDVPAEVVESERRVAEETTRAEGKPEAALPKIVEGRVNGFFKEATLLGQPYALDNKKSVQKVLDEAGVTLKRFSRIKVGI